The proteins below are encoded in one region of Chloroflexota bacterium:
- the rsmG gene encoding 16S rRNA (guanine(527)-N(7))-methyltransferase RsmG, with protein MELLARHAKEMGIPLSPAQIQAFHIYRRELLEWNKKFNLTAITQEEHIEIRHFLDSLTCLVAMRQVGGACGPERRAGERLRFLDVGSGAGFPGVPLKIVCPRWRVTLLEATGKKVRFLEHLRGVLGLADLEILHGRAEDLARDPAHREQYDWVAARAVAEMPALAELTLPFARLGGRVIAMKGETAEAEVAQAGRALTVLGGELVKIIKVALPGLAEERRLVVVQKTACTPDAYPRRPGIPAKRPLK; from the coding sequence ATGGAACTTCTGGCCCGCCACGCGAAAGAGATGGGCATTCCCCTCTCGCCCGCGCAGATTCAGGCATTCCACATCTACCGGCGCGAACTGCTGGAATGGAACAAGAAGTTCAACCTCACGGCCATTACCCAGGAGGAGCACATTGAGATTCGCCACTTCCTGGATTCGCTCACGTGCCTGGTGGCCATGCGGCAGGTTGGCGGGGCTTGCGGGCCGGAGCGCCGCGCGGGTGAGCGCCTGCGCTTCCTGGATGTGGGCAGCGGCGCCGGTTTCCCAGGCGTCCCGCTGAAAATCGTCTGTCCCCGGTGGCGGGTAACATTGCTGGAAGCCACGGGCAAGAAGGTGCGGTTCCTGGAGCACCTGCGCGGGGTGCTGGGGCTGGCCGACCTGGAGATTCTCCACGGGCGCGCCGAGGATTTGGCCAGAGACCCCGCGCACCGCGAGCAGTACGACTGGGTTGCGGCGCGCGCCGTGGCCGAGATGCCCGCCCTAGCCGAACTGACCCTGCCCTTTGCGCGGCTTGGCGGCAGGGTGATCGCCATGAAGGGTGAGACCGCCGAGGCCGAGGTGGCCCAGGCGGGCCGGGCGCTCACCGTCCTGGGCGGGGAGTTGGTGAAGATTATCAAGGTGGCGTTGCCCGGCTTGGCCGAGGAGCGGCGGCTGGTCGTGGTGCAGAAGACGGCGTGTACCCCCGATGCGTACCCCCGCCGTCCGGGGATTCCCGCCAAGCGTCCGCTGAAATAG
- the queA gene encoding tRNA preQ1(34) S-adenosylmethionine ribosyltransferase-isomerase QueA has protein sequence METRSFDYYLPPELIAQTPVEPRDASRLLVVHRQTGQLEHRVFRDIVGYLRPGDLLVCNDSRVIPARIFGRKAGTGGKVEVLLVAKRGPRTWEALVRGRRIREGTVLIFGEALEARVVATTESGSRILEFAEPVEPHLQALGVVPLPPYIHEPLRDPERYQTVYARVQGSVAAPTAGLHFTPALLDTILAMGCEVAFVTLHIGMDTFRPIGEEHIEEHRIHTEWCEVRPEVAERVRAAKHEGRRVIAVGTTAVRALESAAQSGEVAPFAGPTGLYIYPGYTFRAVDVMITNFHLPRSTLLLLVSAFAGKALIDRAYQEAIRERYRFYSFGDAMLIL, from the coding sequence TTGGAGACAAGGAGTTTTGACTACTACCTTCCCCCCGAACTCATCGCGCAGACGCCCGTTGAGCCGCGCGACGCCTCGCGCCTGCTCGTGGTGCATCGGCAAACGGGTCAGTTGGAGCACCGCGTGTTCCGCGACATCGTCGGGTATCTGCGGCCGGGCGACCTGCTGGTGTGCAACGACAGCCGCGTCATCCCCGCGCGCATCTTCGGGCGCAAGGCGGGCACGGGCGGCAAAGTGGAGGTGCTGCTGGTGGCCAAGCGCGGCCCACGGACGTGGGAGGCCCTAGTGCGCGGGCGCAGGATTCGCGAGGGGACCGTCCTGATCTTCGGCGAGGCGCTGGAGGCGCGGGTGGTCGCCACCACCGAGTCGGGCAGCCGCATTCTGGAGTTCGCAGAGCCGGTGGAGCCGCACTTGCAGGCCCTGGGCGTGGTTCCGCTCCCGCCGTACATCCACGAGCCGCTGCGCGACCCCGAGCGCTACCAGACGGTGTACGCGCGGGTGCAAGGGTCCGTCGCCGCGCCCACGGCAGGGCTGCATTTCACGCCGGCGCTGCTGGACACCATCCTGGCGATGGGGTGCGAGGTGGCGTTCGTTACGCTCCACATCGGCATGGACACCTTCCGCCCCATCGGCGAGGAGCACATTGAGGAGCACCGCATCCACACCGAGTGGTGCGAGGTCAGGCCCGAGGTGGCCGAGCGGGTTCGCGCGGCGAAACACGAGGGGCGCAGGGTCATCGCCGTTGGCACCACGGCAGTGCGCGCCCTGGAGAGCGCCGCCCAGTCGGGGGAAGTCGCGCCATTCGCCGGGCCTACTGGGCTATACATCTACCCGGGATACACCTTCCGCGCCGTGGACGTGATGATTACCAACTTCCATCTGCCGCGCTCCACGCTCCTCTTGCTGGTCTCGGCCTTCGCGGGGAAGGCGCTCATAGACCGAGCGTACCAGGAGGCCATCCGCGAGCGATACCGCTTCTACAGTTTCGGCGACGCGATGCTGATTCTGTGA
- a CDS encoding TM0996/MTH895 family glutaredoxin-like protein produces the protein MEVKILGTGCPNCQRLERVAREAAQEAGIQAEFVKVTDIGEIMTYPILGTPGLVINGVVKSSGRIPRKEEIITWLKAAQG, from the coding sequence ATGGAAGTCAAGATTCTGGGCACGGGGTGCCCCAACTGCCAGCGTTTGGAACGTGTGGCCCGCGAAGCCGCGCAGGAAGCCGGCATCCAAGCCGAATTCGTCAAGGTAACGGACATCGGGGAAATCATGACCTATCCCATCTTGGGGACGCCGGGGCTTGTGATCAACGGCGTGGTCAAGTCGTCGGGGCGGATCCCCCGCAAGGAAGAGATCATCACCTGGCTCAAGGCGGCCCAAGGTTAG
- a CDS encoding MBL fold metallo-hydrolase, producing MRIQFLGAVRNVTGSRHRLQIAGKTILLDCGLFQGRRRDFFDRNQRFEFGPTRVDMVLLSHAHIDHSGNIPTLVRQGFAGHIYATPATVDLCSAMLRDSAHVLAADAAYVNKKRARKGEPPVKPLYSLDDALEAVEQFLGVGYNRPIPLTDGATATFRDAGHILGSAMIEIAVRKNGHNQKVVYSGDLGRPNLPILRDPYVVQDVDTLILESTYGDRTHDSPPEAEDQLRRVILETVNRGGKIIIPAFAVGRTQELVYALHRLTLARQIPELPVFVDSPLAVNVTEIFRLHPECYDREINAFMERADVEDAFGFRRLRYVRDVEESKALNSLEQPAVIISASGMCEAGRILHHLKNNIEDPRNTILFVGFQAEQTLGRKLVDGWKKVNIFGEEYTVRAAVERIDGYSAHADRNELLDYVRRVRQTGLRRVFIVHGEEAASLSLAAALKEMGVPEVHVPMPGDTVEL from the coding sequence GTGAGAATACAGTTTTTGGGCGCAGTACGCAACGTAACCGGAAGCAGGCATCGGCTGCAAATCGCGGGGAAGACCATCCTCTTGGATTGCGGCCTGTTCCAGGGAAGGCGCCGGGACTTCTTTGACCGCAACCAACGCTTTGAGTTTGGCCCCACTCGGGTAGACATGGTGCTGTTGTCCCACGCCCACATTGACCACAGCGGCAACATCCCCACCCTGGTGCGCCAGGGCTTCGCGGGGCATATCTACGCCACGCCCGCCACGGTGGACCTGTGCAGCGCCATGCTGCGGGATTCGGCCCACGTCCTGGCCGCCGATGCGGCCTACGTAAACAAGAAGCGGGCGCGCAAAGGTGAACCGCCCGTGAAGCCCCTGTACTCGCTGGACGATGCTCTGGAAGCGGTGGAGCAGTTCCTGGGCGTCGGCTACAATCGGCCCATCCCCCTGACCGATGGAGCCACGGCCACATTCCGCGACGCGGGCCACATCCTGGGTTCGGCCATGATAGAGATCGCCGTGCGCAAGAACGGCCACAACCAGAAGGTGGTGTACAGCGGCGACCTGGGGCGGCCCAACCTCCCCATCCTGCGCGACCCCTACGTGGTCCAGGATGTGGACACCCTGATTCTGGAAAGCACCTACGGCGACCGCACCCATGACTCGCCGCCAGAGGCGGAGGATCAACTGCGGCGCGTCATCCTGGAAACGGTCAACAGGGGCGGCAAGATCATCATTCCCGCCTTCGCGGTGGGCCGCACCCAGGAGTTGGTCTATGCCCTGCATCGGCTGACCCTGGCGCGGCAAATCCCCGAGTTGCCCGTGTTCGTGGACAGCCCGCTGGCCGTCAACGTTACGGAGATCTTCCGCCTGCACCCCGAGTGCTACGACCGAGAGATCAACGCCTTCATGGAGCGCGCCGACGTGGAGGACGCCTTCGGCTTCCGCCGCCTGCGGTACGTCCGCGACGTGGAGGAGTCCAAGGCGCTGAACTCGCTGGAACAGCCAGCCGTCATCATCAGCGCGTCGGGCATGTGCGAGGCGGGGCGCATCCTCCACCATCTGAAGAACAACATAGAGGATCCGCGTAACACCATCCTGTTCGTGGGATTCCAGGCCGAGCAGACCCTGGGGCGCAAGTTGGTGGACGGGTGGAAGAAGGTTAACATCTTCGGCGAGGAGTACACGGTGCGCGCGGCCGTGGAGCGGATAGACGGGTACAGCGCCCACGCCGACCGCAACGAACTCCTGGACTACGTGCGGCGGGTCCGGCAGACGGGGCTTCGGCGCGTGTTCATCGTCCACGGCGAAGAGGCCGCGTCGCTATCGCTGGCCGCCGCGCTCAAGGAGATGGGCGTCCCCGAGGTGCACGTGCCCATGCCCGGGGACACGGTGGAACTTTGA
- the recF gene encoding DNA replication/repair protein RecF, which produces MRLKRLTLINFRNYSRLELAFERPLVVLQGDNAQGKSNLLEAIYMLATSKSPRTNSDRDLLNWFASDDIQPYARIDAEVERGQRAERIEITVLKANGAANGATVRKQIRINGVNRRALDLLGHLNVVLFVPQDVELVDGAPPVRRRYLDVMLCQINPRYCRVLSEYTHAVLQRSHLLRRLRERSGDPAQLAYWDDMLITRGAEVMAWRRRAVVALDQLAGAIHGELTNSSELLRLKYQPRLSVPEAFQPPLGLELAVAQDEIAEIQTLFAERLARLRPAELHQGACLVGPHRDDLRFLVNGWDLQTFGSRGQQRTAALSLKMAETQLMHRETGEHPILLLDDVLSELDTKRRECLLEAVNGVEQAILTTTDLALFSPEFLARADPLQVTEGRIQRLQIGSGRDG; this is translated from the coding sequence TTGCGCCTGAAACGCCTGACGCTCATCAATTTCAGAAACTACAGCCGCCTGGAACTTGCCTTTGAGCGGCCACTTGTGGTGCTGCAAGGGGACAACGCCCAGGGCAAGAGCAACCTCCTGGAGGCCATCTACATGCTGGCCACCAGCAAATCGCCGCGCACCAACAGCGACCGAGACCTGCTCAACTGGTTCGCGAGCGACGACATCCAGCCCTACGCCCGCATTGACGCCGAGGTGGAGCGAGGCCAGCGCGCCGAACGCATTGAGATCACTGTACTGAAAGCCAACGGCGCGGCCAACGGCGCAACGGTGCGCAAGCAGATTCGCATCAACGGCGTCAACCGTCGGGCGCTGGATTTGCTGGGTCACCTGAACGTGGTGCTTTTCGTCCCCCAGGATGTGGAACTGGTGGATGGGGCCCCTCCGGTGCGGCGGCGCTATCTGGATGTGATGCTGTGCCAGATCAACCCCCGCTACTGCCGCGTGTTGAGCGAGTACACGCACGCGGTGCTCCAGCGAAGCCACCTGCTGCGCCGACTGCGCGAACGGTCGGGCGACCCCGCGCAGTTGGCCTACTGGGACGACATGCTGATCACCCGCGGGGCCGAGGTGATGGCCTGGCGTCGCCGCGCCGTGGTCGCGCTAGACCAACTGGCGGGGGCCATCCACGGCGAACTCACCAACAGCAGCGAACTCCTGCGCCTGAAGTACCAGCCACGATTGTCGGTGCCCGAGGCATTCCAGCCGCCGCTGGGGCTGGAACTCGCCGTGGCCCAGGACGAAATCGCGGAGATTCAGACGCTGTTCGCCGAACGGCTGGCCCGCCTGCGCCCCGCCGAGTTGCACCAGGGGGCCTGCCTTGTAGGCCCGCACAGGGACGATCTCCGCTTTCTGGTCAACGGGTGGGATCTCCAGACCTTCGGCTCGCGCGGCCAGCAGCGCACGGCGGCGCTCTCGCTCAAGATGGCCGAAACCCAACTCATGCATCGGGAGACGGGCGAGCATCCCATCCTCTTGCTGGACGATGTCCTGTCGGAACTGGACACCAAGCGGCGCGAATGCCTCCTGGAAGCCGTGAACGGCGTGGAGCAGGCGATCCTCACCACCACCGATTTGGCGCTGTTCTCGCCCGAATTCCTCGCGCGCGCCGACCCGCTCCAGGTAACGGAAGGGCGCATCCAGCGCCTGCAAATCGGGAGCGGCCGCGATGGGTAA
- a CDS encoding permease, with amino-acid sequence MRYIVYLLQSGLGNLASYLAAHVLLCLLPAFFIAGALAALVPKEAITRFLGRDAPKYISYPAAAVGGFVLAVCSCTIIPLFAGIYKKGAGLGPAITFLFVGPAVNILALTYTGVAIGADMALARVILSVLFGVGIGLIMALIFRKDDAAHNDETNGAFASTAKVSGRTWVFLLLLLAVLIVGTLQVGLLTNAYAHITLPVGGMDRLQEALYRWLPFDASRGEEGVSVQGAILIGLLALIAVAAWRGLDKVDQGYNRWTWVALSLTGLTLLVAAVKMVPHAGGLDIFFTGKMFGVVLAMVGLGYLARARFQAYEVQEWLWETWRFVKQIFPLLLVGVFAVGVVRNFIRPEWIEAIAGSNTLLGNLAGVFFGVFMYFPTLVEVPIARMFLDLGMHRGPLLAYLMADPELSLQSILITAKIIGNKKAWTYVALVALFSTLSGLIYGAWVDGASTWALLAYLAAAIGALAVALTVIDRRSRRVAPAPAHGTE; translated from the coding sequence TTGCGGTACATCGTGTACCTCTTGCAGTCCGGCCTGGGAAATCTGGCATCTTACCTGGCCGCGCATGTGCTCCTATGCCTGCTGCCTGCCTTCTTCATCGCGGGCGCGCTGGCGGCCCTGGTACCGAAGGAAGCCATTACGCGCTTCCTGGGACGCGACGCTCCGAAGTACATCTCGTACCCCGCCGCGGCCGTCGGTGGCTTCGTCCTGGCCGTCTGCTCCTGCACCATCATCCCGCTGTTCGCTGGCATTTACAAGAAGGGCGCAGGGCTGGGTCCTGCCATCACCTTCCTGTTCGTAGGGCCTGCGGTCAACATCCTGGCGCTGACCTACACGGGGGTTGCCATCGGCGCGGACATGGCGCTGGCGCGCGTCATCCTGTCGGTGCTGTTCGGCGTGGGCATCGGTCTCATCATGGCGCTCATCTTTCGCAAGGACGACGCAGCCCATAACGATGAGACCAATGGCGCATTTGCCAGCACCGCGAAGGTGAGCGGGCGCACCTGGGTCTTCCTCCTGCTGCTCCTCGCCGTGCTCATCGTGGGCACGCTGCAGGTGGGCCTGCTGACCAACGCCTACGCGCACATCACGTTGCCCGTCGGCGGCATGGATCGCCTCCAGGAGGCGTTGTACCGGTGGCTTCCCTTTGACGCCAGCCGCGGCGAAGAGGGGGTCTCGGTTCAGGGAGCTATCCTCATCGGCCTGCTGGCGCTCATTGCCGTTGCGGCGTGGCGCGGGCTGGACAAGGTGGACCAGGGGTACAACCGATGGACGTGGGTGGCCCTGTCGCTCACCGGCCTGACCCTCCTGGTCGCCGCAGTGAAGATGGTGCCCCACGCCGGCGGCTTGGACATCTTCTTCACGGGCAAGATGTTCGGCGTGGTCCTGGCGATGGTCGGCCTGGGCTACCTGGCCCGTGCCCGATTCCAGGCGTATGAGGTGCAGGAGTGGCTGTGGGAGACCTGGCGCTTCGTCAAGCAGATCTTCCCGCTGCTCCTGGTCGGCGTGTTTGCCGTGGGCGTCGTCCGCAATTTCATCCGGCCCGAATGGATTGAGGCCATCGCGGGGAGCAACACGCTGCTCGGGAACCTGGCGGGCGTCTTCTTCGGCGTCTTCATGTACTTCCCCACGCTGGTGGAGGTGCCCATCGCCCGCATGTTTCTGGACTTGGGCATGCACCGCGGCCCGCTTCTGGCCTACCTGATGGCGGACCCGGAACTTTCGCTCCAGAGCATTCTCATTACTGCAAAGATCATCGGCAATAAGAAGGCGTGGACGTATGTGGCGCTGGTGGCCCTGTTCAGCACGCTGTCTGGGCTTATCTACGGCGCATGGGTGGACGGCGCCAGCACGTGGGCGCTGCTCGCATACCTAGCGGCGGCCATCGGCGCATTGGCCGTGGCCCTGACGGTGATAGACCGGCGCAGCCGCCGCGTCGCGCCGGCACCGGCGCACGGAACCGAATAA
- the dnaN gene encoding DNA polymerase III subunit beta, whose amino-acid sequence MKVSCLQDNLAKGLSIVQRAVPSRSSLPILGTILVATDGPRLKLAATNLEIGINCWIGAKVDDEGAVAIPARLLVDFVNSLPPERIEMDLNVRTNTLHLKCARFEANMNGMDPSDFPVIPSPDENNRVSMGADVLRDVIRQVTIAAATDESRPVLTGVSVTFEGDRATFAAADGFRLSVRSAPLKESAPAPMTFIVPARALDELARIASDEDEAVEMCIPEGRNQILFHLSSVDMVSQLIEGRFPDYKQIIPRTFTTRTIMNTGELLQAVRTTNIYAREASNVVRLRIVSASDLAPAHVELNATAAQVGDNVGEVDATVEGEGLEIAFNSRYLIEVLSVISQAQVALETTTPSSPGVIRPVGSDDFVHVIMPMHITQ is encoded by the coding sequence ATGAAAGTCTCCTGTCTGCAGGACAATCTCGCGAAGGGCCTTTCCATCGTGCAGCGCGCCGTCCCCAGTCGGTCTTCGCTCCCCATCCTGGGCACGATCCTGGTGGCGACCGACGGCCCCCGTCTGAAGTTGGCGGCCACGAATCTGGAGATCGGCATCAACTGCTGGATCGGCGCCAAGGTGGACGATGAGGGGGCGGTGGCCATTCCGGCGCGCCTCCTGGTGGATTTCGTCAACTCGCTGCCCCCCGAGCGCATAGAGATGGACCTGAACGTGCGGACGAACACGCTGCACCTGAAGTGCGCGCGGTTTGAAGCCAACATGAACGGCATGGACCCCTCGGACTTTCCCGTCATCCCGTCGCCGGACGAGAACAATCGGGTGTCCATGGGGGCGGACGTGCTCCGCGACGTGATACGGCAGGTTACCATCGCTGCCGCCACCGACGAGAGCCGCCCGGTGCTCACCGGCGTATCGGTAACCTTTGAGGGCGACCGCGCCACCTTTGCCGCCGCCGACGGTTTCCGCCTCTCCGTCCGCAGCGCGCCGCTCAAGGAATCCGCGCCCGCGCCCATGACCTTCATCGTGCCGGCCCGCGCCCTGGACGAACTGGCGCGCATTGCCTCGGACGAGGATGAGGCCGTGGAGATGTGCATCCCGGAAGGCCGCAACCAGATTCTGTTCCACCTCAGCAGCGTGGACATGGTCTCGCAACTAATAGAGGGCCGATTCCCCGACTACAAGCAGATCATCCCGCGCACGTTCACCACGCGCACCATCATGAACACTGGCGAACTCCTGCAAGCCGTGAGGACGACGAACATCTACGCGCGCGAGGCTTCCAATGTGGTGCGGCTGCGCATTGTTTCCGCCAGCGACTTGGCGCCGGCGCACGTGGAACTGAACGCGACCGCCGCCCAAGTGGGCGACAACGTGGGCGAGGTGGACGCGACCGTGGAGGGGGAGGGCCTGGAGATCGCCTTCAACTCGCGCTACCTGATAGAGGTGCTGTCCGTCATCTCGCAAGCCCAGGTGGCCCTGGAGACCACAACGCCTTCCAGCCCAGGCGTGATCCGCCCCGTGGGGTCCGACGACTTCGTCCACGTGATCATGCCCATGCACATCACGCAGTAG
- the dnaA gene encoding chromosomal replication initiator protein DnaA yields MNNTTDRQNKLTPLEAWQATLGELQLQLAKSTFDAWLKDTTLVAEEDGLFTIGARNSYARDWLDNRMRGLIKRTLTRITGRQVDVRFIVDARPVESPDPKDLIGYDPATETPAQGNKSNGHAGFLNPRYSFEAFIVGSGNRVPYEIARAVSERPGAAYNPLFLYGGVGLGKTHLLQAIGIRAAQRGLKVLYAPSEQFTNDLVCSIRARTTEEFRNKYRDVDVLLLDDVQFIAGKDTTQEEFFHTFNALHGANRQIVVACDRPPRDVPGLDERLRSRFEGGLVLEIVPPDFAARMAILLAKATARACVLPAPILELIAQTVETNVRELEGALNRVIAQSEALRQPPTIEATQAILRDMMPSRGRPSPEAILDAVAQYFGIDRQDLLGSSRKKQIAVPRQVAMYLLCTETDLSLAQIGAFMGNRDHTTILHGRDRVREWVETDPAMRLHVQTIRERMRQPVAVRSAV; encoded by the coding sequence ATGAACAACACAACCGACCGGCAGAACAAACTGACGCCCCTTGAGGCATGGCAGGCGACGCTCGGAGAACTGCAACTGCAGTTAGCGAAGTCAACCTTTGACGCATGGCTCAAAGACACCACCCTGGTGGCCGAAGAGGACGGTCTCTTCACTATCGGTGCGCGAAACTCCTACGCGCGCGACTGGCTGGACAATCGCATGAGGGGCCTCATCAAGCGCACCCTCACCCGCATCACGGGCCGCCAGGTGGACGTCCGCTTCATCGTCGACGCCAGGCCGGTGGAGTCCCCCGACCCGAAAGACCTCATCGGATACGACCCGGCCACCGAGACCCCGGCCCAGGGCAATAAATCCAATGGGCATGCGGGATTCTTGAACCCGCGCTACTCTTTTGAAGCGTTCATCGTGGGCAGCGGCAACCGCGTGCCCTACGAAATTGCTCGGGCCGTGAGCGAACGCCCAGGCGCAGCCTACAACCCGCTGTTCCTCTATGGCGGCGTGGGTCTAGGGAAGACGCACCTCCTTCAGGCTATCGGCATCCGCGCCGCCCAGCGCGGGTTGAAGGTGCTCTACGCGCCCTCCGAGCAGTTCACCAACGACCTGGTCTGCTCCATCCGCGCACGCACGACCGAGGAATTCCGCAACAAATACCGCGACGTGGATGTCCTCCTGCTGGACGATGTCCAGTTCATCGCCGGCAAGGACACCACACAGGAGGAATTCTTCCACACGTTCAATGCCCTGCACGGCGCCAACCGCCAAATCGTGGTGGCGTGCGACCGTCCCCCGCGCGACGTGCCGGGCCTGGACGAACGCCTGCGCTCGCGGTTTGAGGGTGGGCTTGTCTTGGAGATCGTCCCGCCCGACTTCGCGGCCCGCATGGCGATCCTTCTGGCCAAGGCCACCGCCAGGGCCTGCGTCCTCCCCGCGCCCATCCTGGAACTCATCGCCCAGACGGTGGAGACGAACGTGCGCGAGTTGGAAGGCGCGCTCAACCGCGTCATCGCCCAATCGGAGGCGCTGAGGCAGCCCCCAACCATAGAAGCCACGCAGGCCATCCTGCGGGACATGATGCCCTCCAGAGGGCGGCCCTCGCCCGAGGCCATCCTGGACGCCGTGGCCCAATACTTTGGGATAGACCGGCAAGATCTCCTCGGATCATCGCGCAAGAAACAAATCGCCGTGCCCCGCCAGGTCGCCATGTACCTGCTGTGCACCGAGACCGACCTGTCGCTGGCGCAAATCGGCGCGTTCATGGGCAACCGCGACCACACCACCATCCTGCACGGCAGGGACAGGGTCCGCGAATGGGTGGAGACCGACCCGGCCATGCGGTTGCACGTGCAGACCATCCGAGAGCGGATGCGCCAGCCCGTTGCCGTCCGCTCGGCGGTCTAG
- a CDS encoding uroporphyrinogen decarboxylase codes for MDKSERIRRVIRGEKVDRIPFAIWRHLPPEDATPEGLVKATVRFVRRWDLDFVKAMFNNWAFTLDWGNRFAGYDRSEGHVPVAEHVVKAPADWRSLRPLDPLRGALGNQVRALRMMRDELGPGIPIVATVFAPLTIARNLAGDAVYRHALSAGPDLHAGLKVITETAADFAQACVEAGADGIFLAVQGATRDALPSGAFREFGLAYDLPVLERVAARTWFNILHLCKPNLRFEVARDYPVQAVNWHDRSPTEPGLAEARAHFAGVLIGGLNHAPGGAFHSGVPEEAVAEARDAVAQTGGDRFILGPGCVIHLGTPEANIDAVREAVLDQNLQLTG; via the coding sequence ATGGACAAGTCCGAGCGAATCAGGCGAGTCATCCGAGGTGAGAAGGTAGATCGCATTCCGTTCGCCATCTGGCGGCACTTGCCGCCGGAAGATGCCACGCCGGAAGGTCTGGTGAAGGCGACCGTCCGCTTCGTCCGTCGCTGGGATCTGGACTTTGTCAAGGCGATGTTCAACAATTGGGCGTTCACCCTGGATTGGGGCAACCGCTTCGCGGGCTACGATCGCAGCGAGGGGCATGTGCCCGTTGCCGAGCATGTGGTCAAAGCCCCCGCGGACTGGCGGAGCCTGCGCCCCCTGGATCCTTTGCGGGGCGCGCTGGGCAACCAGGTGCGGGCGCTGCGGATGATGCGCGACGAGTTGGGGCCTGGGATTCCCATCGTGGCGACGGTGTTCGCGCCGCTCACCATCGCGCGGAACCTGGCGGGCGACGCGGTGTATCGGCACGCCCTGTCGGCCGGCCCCGACCTGCACGCGGGGCTGAAGGTCATCACCGAGACCGCCGCGGACTTCGCCCAGGCTTGCGTGGAGGCGGGCGCCGACGGCATCTTCCTGGCGGTGCAGGGGGCCACGCGCGACGCGCTCCCGTCCGGCGCGTTCCGGGAGTTCGGCCTGGCGTACGATTTGCCCGTGTTGGAACGTGTCGCCGCGAGGACGTGGTTCAACATCCTGCACCTGTGCAAGCCCAACCTGCGGTTTGAGGTGGCGCGGGACTATCCCGTGCAGGCGGTCAACTGGCACGACCGCAGCCCGACCGAGCCGGGCCTGGCGGAGGCGCGGGCGCACTTCGCGGGCGTGCTCATCGGCGGGTTGAATCATGCGCCGGGCGGCGCGTTCCACAGCGGCGTGCCCGAGGAGGCCGTCGCCGAGGCCCGCGATGCCGTCGCGCAGACGGGCGGCGACCGTTTCATCCTCGGCCCAGGCTGCGTCATCCACCTGGGCACGCCCGAGGCGAACATAGATGCGGTGCGAGAAGCGGTTCTTGACCAGAATCTGCAATTGACGGGCTAG